AACTTGTCACCTTCTTCCGgcgaagaaaaatattcacGTGGATGAAGATAAAGAAAGTGATCCGGATCACAATCACTCAGTCTCCTTCGCCACGTATACCCAGAATATTACACCTATTTCTGCAACGGAAGATGATGCTTCCCGAGCTGATGAAGCCGATTTCAAACACACTTTGCATCAAAGCAGATCTGCCCCAACTAGTCCTAAGAAGTCTCCCACCAAAGGGGACAAAAACGCTCTTCTGGAAGACTTTAAACCCAACCAAATTCAGGCGTTGGAAGGAACCAGCGCTAACTTAAaggccaaaaacaaaaaggacaaaaaggacaagaaagcCGAATTGGCTGCCAAGAGAAAGGCTCAAAAACCAGCCAAAGTAACGGGTTGTGGTGCCATTTTTACTCCCCAGGGAGCGGATAGTAACATTATTCGCTCTGGACATCAGGAATTCAATACCCTGTACGCTTCCAATGATGTTGTGACTGGTCCATTGATGGTCAATGTACTGAACGCTCCAAATAACTCGACGGTCCAATGTGGATGTGAAAACGTCAATTGCCCATTTTGTAACCTCATGTTAAGCATTGAGAAAACCGACCCCTCGGTTTTGCAATGAGCCATATGCTCTGAGTACAAATCAAATACAACAAATGCATCGGTGGTTTTCGTTAGGAAGCATGCATGATATGTTCACTTCCATTTGGAATGTCGATGTTAGTTCATGTTCTAGAATTCGATTTGCAtttgtctctcttttctaAATTCGCCCCTCGTTTTCCCAATGCTCGTTCTTGTTCAAATAGATGTGTCCCCTCAGGCTATGATGCCAAGACggattttgacaaattttcaaggcCCCTCCGTGTTCTATAGACAAATGGATCTTTTCCGATCTTTTTAGCTCGTGCGCGATATAAAAAACTGGGCTTTTCTGCCTGAAACTTCATCCCTTTGGAAGAGCAAAGAATGACCGCCAAAAACTCACTTTAtcacgaaagaaaaaaaaccgacaAATATGATACTATCACCTTCGTAACACACTATTTATAGtcatgattaaaaaaatgtctttggtCTTCTTCTCAACCTCTCTTTCTTAAGTGGCTTTTGGATCAAGTTGGCTTTCCAAAtgtttgtttggttgtttttgaccaaaaagcaGGAGAGTGCACACAATTCCGAAACATGCAGAGGGCAAGGAGCTATCAAGTTCAAATGGTTGTGTGATTTAATTGTCACGAAAAGCTTATAGCATCCGAAGCCAAACTACTTCGTTAAGATCAAGAGCCCCCTTACCAGGTTACAAAGAGCTAGACTTTGTTGAAGCCCGTGCTGCTCGCAGTATTACCCGCAGTACATACTCGTACTTCACTTGTTATCATCCTCTTTGTTACAGTCCATGCGCATGTGCATTAGATCATAACAGTATTTCAGAGATGTAAACTGTACATTGGAATGCCTGTTCTGCAATACATCCACCAACCCCTTTTGATTGACCTTCTTGCTTTGAACATCCTTTAGAGCCTTAATTTGCGTTTGGATAACAATAGGAAGGAGCGCGAGTATGGACTATTTAAATGTTGTCGTGTTATCTTGTTTACGAACAATCAGACAGCATATTCGAAAATACCTATTGCGTCCTGTTGGCACAAGTGAATCAAtaagaaatggaaataaatGAGCCCAACGAGCAAACATTTCATCATCAACAGAATCGATATCaatgtgtacgtacatgtaaTTAATTTGCCTTGCCTCTAAAAGGAATTTCAACGTTTGAAATAGCTTCAAGTTCAGGCCCAAGGAGAAACTGATGGTATGACCTtactttcatctttttttggtgACTATTAATTGAAGCGACTcgaaattgaaaatagctGAATATCGTAGAGAGAAGTAATAATGCAACCTTGTTGATTCTAATGTTGATTCACACCACGAAATGCTACGGATCCAAGTTGATCCTCATAAGAACAGGCCGCCTTCTGACTGCCggtttgttttctcctctttctaGCCTATGTAGTGTAATTAAAGAAAGATGGGACTtgtttaaagaacaatttctgccaggcCATTCATTTCCGTATGAAAGTgacctgctgtacggccaaggcggatggaAAGATGGGACTtgtttaaagaacaatttctgccaggcCATTCATTTCCGTATGAAAGTGACGTCCAATTACGTACAAAGGCTGCGAAATTGAGCCTGTTTTCTCTTTCCGCTGCGAAGATCCAGTACAGCCTGGTCCACTTGAATCGAGATTAGTGTTTTGGGTTGTAGCTCACGATACCTTTGCTTCTGCGGGACACTACAGAAGCAAGAAAATTGAGCAAGTGTGACTATTGACctttcatgacatttttacGTATCTTCCTATGGCCTTTACTACAACCTTAAACATCGTGTTCATGAAGGTCATGCTGGCAGTCGCttctaatttggaaattgaggTCCGCTTTGTGGAATCTTTTTCCTTAAAGGACGTTGACAAACAGCTGACCACGGTTTGTGCTCGACTTTCTTCTGCTTAAATGAAACAGTTGATGTTTAACTAACTAAACCCTTAAAGTTAGTTGTTGACCATATCTAATCATGGTCAAAGTATTCCTGAAATAAATAGATCTATCGATctaattttgatcaaaattgggTGGATCATTTCAACAACGATAAAGTATAGGAGAGGTCTCTAGGGTGTGGTTTATCTTGGGTCAAAGTTGAATTTTCCCCGATTGTTAATTTAAACTCTTTTCTatgtgaagaagaagaaagactaGGAGCTCACGGCCAAACGATGGTAATTTTCTCCGATGTACCCTCTACTACCGGGTCGTCGGAAATGATTTCCTGACAGCTTTGTGGCTTAATATCTAGAGTTCTAGAGTAGATTAGATGGGTTCATTGGATTCTTACGGAAAGCAGTGACAATTCTAAGTACTTTCTTGATCTTTCCTTTAAATGCGTCTGTTTTCACCACGGAGTCAAGGTGAGAAAAACTCTCTGCTGTCTTTGACGCGCACCTAGAAGATCATAGAGCATCTCAAGTTCGACCCCAAGGCCATCTACCACGTCAAAAAGCGCAAAGATGCCGGTCAGGACCTTAAGCGTCGcaatgaaaatggaagaaaataaaataagTGGAGGCCGCAACTGCCAATCCAAATTCCACAATCACGTCCATTGCAGAGAATCTGAGGGTGGCAAGGTCGACGATGTCCCACCGGCTCAAGCAACTAAGTGGCAAACCTCTTCGGGGAGTTGAAAGGCCTGATGAGAGGAAACTTTAATTTTGATGCCTAACATCCTGGCCGGTCTCCTTGAGCTTTTTGACGTCGTTGGGGTGGCACTTGAGGGGCTCTGTGATCTCCTTGGTGCACgtcgaggagagcagagagTCCTTCTCGTCTTGACTCCGCTGTGAAAACGGACGCATTTAAGAGAAAGTGGAACTCGAGATATTAAGCCACAAAGCAGTCAGAAAATCATTTTCGACAAGCCGGTACATGTTATATCTGTGCCAAGCCCATGATGGCTGTGCATACGTATATGGGTATATGATGTGGTAAACTTGCTTTCACAGCAAGGAAAGACCACTTTAAAAATCAACATGAGTCTCGTTCTTTGAGGCAAATCCTTGAGAACATTTACGATCCGTCAGGATGAGGACTAGGGGTTTCAATGGCAAGTGTCATGGAGGGTACCATTTCCACCGGAAAATGATGACTGGGTGGAACCATCCAACGGAGCAATGATCCAAATCACTCAATCAATTGCCGACAATTCTGGTGAATACCGCCACGGTGAAGACCGATCCCGGTGAACTCCATAAGGTCAAGGATATTGTGATAACGGGGAACTCCCTCTAAAAGAGTTCCACCACATTAAAATCAACATCAAAATTCACCTTTGTCAGAATGTCCCCGATCCCCGTTTGCGGAATTCTCCCTTTGAGAGAATTTGCTATGGTGGAGAATCATCGGCTGAAAGCCATTGGTAGATATCGCAGACAGCCTTATAAATTTGAGGTTGCGTGACCGAAACAATTTTCCTTTGCTTTACACAAAATCTTACTAAAGTTCAGTTGGTTAACTTATTAAAGCGAACTAATTTCTCGGCCAAAAGGCTCAAAAATCCGACTCCTCGATTATTTAAATGCAACAAATTTATAATAATCGCATTACGTCATTAagtttcaatatcaatgtTCTTTTACGAAATATgttgagaagaagaagtctgctttggatttttttttgtggtggACTTCCCGAACAGTTCAAGATAAAGAAATTATACTTCTGATTTAGCTCTATGTTGATATAATACaggatccaccaacgaattagagttggtggtTCTGCCTAGCGCTTGAAcgtatggttgatcaggatttTTAGTCGAAAGtctgtccaagtctgacttgaaagatgctaccggatcaaccacgcctacgtattccctacgaatattagagagcacctccaagccctcgagaatccatgctagttcgaacaatgaagtccaactctcaaAGCAACCTTTGTGACATGATTTGTGAGTAATATGAATACCATATGCGCTCATTCAACAACCTTGCTAAAAAGAAAGTAGAGTTGAAAATGGTTGAGGCTTGCGTGTATTTCCAGAAGATGTCCAGTCTTTTCCAGTCAAACTTCTTCTGTGCATGTCAAGTCCTCACAAAGGCGGTCATCGTGACATTTTTGGATGTAAGAATGAACtgaaactttttcttcctATTGTTTTTCCACCTTTCCAATGCCTGAATAAATTTTACCACTTTGAGCCCCGTTAAGCATAAGCAACACGTTGTCCTCGCACTATTCAGATACTTAATTTGCTTGTGTCTTACCCAAAAACTTTTCGTGTCTAAACTGAgatgaaagattttttgcaTGGGTGGATAAATATTTCGTATTACTAACCTAAGGCTTGAGCtcagtttttgactaaataaaaaatgcatgtCACAAAACTGATTATATTAAGGCTTTACATATGgagtttttattcaaaattgaaagagccgtcaattattcaaatttgctcCAGAGACTACCTTAACTGCATTGCTTCATCTGCTTGTATCAGTTGCAAGACGAGCAAATATGAAACTTGACGAGATGAGATGTACCCCCAAAAAGCGACCGAATGCCCCAGACTGCTTGGGTTTGGAGGTCGCCTTGAATCAATGACAATTGTCGACAAAAAGTATCAGCGCCAAGTTGCCTAAAGGCATAATTAGCAAGATCAGTCATTTATATGCAGAGTGAAGTCCAAGCGAATTTGAGCGCCAACTAATTTTTTTGGTCGAACGTTGGAATATTCAACCTCATCCTATGAGGCGgaaagactcaagtaaaggGAAACGCATTCAATCAAAAGACGAATTCAACAATCCAATATAAGTTTGGCAGGGCCCAGGAATCGGTGTAGGAATGCAGCTCAAGACGAGAAACTTAATTATTTTACTTAAACCTGACCTCCTTGATGAGCAGAAAATGGTAGGTCGTGCTTGGGAGTGAACCCGAGTGGAGATGAGAGATTTtttaattacttttttgtaCCAAACTTACCCAGTCTTTTAGGAGAGgtaaaatagaagaaaaagTATTGCAACTGCGATCTTCCGTTGGCGTTCATTTTTTGGGGTATTCACATACATAAGTTAGAATACAGTCCACGCGGAACACTTGCAAAACGCAATTTATGCCTCTACGAATTGtccctaaaacctgggttgggacaaagctcatggctagcccttgaatatagggttgatcgggaatttggatcaaaagatTGTCCAAATCTAGCTTAAATCCTGTTACAGGATCAACACCAACATACTCCTTACGAaaatttgaggggagcaaatcaaattgaacaatgaaggagcccgggaaagaagagaggaggattTCATCGTTCTTACTAAGGGCTcgaaagtgctctcaaaacgtaccTTAAGCCCTTATGGTCTACGTAGGTTAGACAGAACGTCTAAATATTAACTTAATTCGAGTTGGACTCGAGCCCATTGTTTCTTCATCTAGCTTGTAACACTTTTAAAAGAAGCTATACCCAGACCAAATTTACATTGGAAACGAGAGAGTTCAGACAACACTTTTGCCCTTGAAGTTGGCCAACGTTGGCGACGGTAAGAAGTTATTTGTGTATTTCACATCTTGATATGACCACTTTGCTGCCCGTTTGATTCACATGCTTACGATAATTGTAACCAATCCAGAATCTCCATGTATGATTTAGCAAGGAGTCAAGCGTTCAAATGAACAATTGGGGCTACCCCTGatcaaggacgacgtcatcactggacagagactgtagggtgggggaaacgtaactttaATCCAGATTAACCGAACGCATTTTCCTTCACGCAAGTTGgactatggggacgtttaggcgAGCTCtagcaggttcgtttgtttgctggtaccagtgtcagtgatgcaagtttggggcttcaaacacgtttttgagaggcTGACCCTTATTTAAATTGCTATATggggaaaggtcagcttcgttaaaaccagcttgaaacgccaattttgcatcactggcattggcaggcaagtttgtttgctggtaccagcacttgcctaaatgtccgaatagttAGCTCAGAAAGtttttcgccaattttgacctcaatcgagcgtctgcgtcaaaagcaatgaggttctgaaactcagtacgacgtgggcagaaaatgacttgcttagcaccaccttggtaagatcttaccatCGTGGTGCTATCTCATTCAATTAGCGCcctccctggtccgagtttgaaatgctcataactagagtcagaccaaaaatgtttttacataaaaatatttttcacatatttttgggattttggggtccaaaaataagattggtgtccattttcatttttttggctttttttcttttattcttgtgatgatacgtaacaaagagaaagatgccTACTGAGAATaaggactttattcagttgtgaATCAAATAGGACATaaatctaatcattaagtGAACgaaagtgccctaagcaatagcactagactctcaaaaagaatcaattgtatactgtaCCATAACATCGGAATCACTCAAAACGAGTCCTAAGGTCAAGCATTGTAATAAAGAcgatttaatttcttgtcaataaaatacaGAAGATCAACAAATCACCCAGTATATGTGATATAATACGATCACAgcctcagtttttttttttaccatgttgcgcccaagcgccatcttttggATATGTAGTGATGTATCAAACGTGAAAATGTTACCACTTTTTCACCCATTATtgaacttttgtttcaaaaagagcttaaaatttcattatttcaaatcgTTCCTAGCACTAttctttggtttctttgtATAACAGGTGTGCTAATAACAACACTTCAAATTAACTTATACCACAGCCAAACCCTTGACACATCACTTcataagtcaaaagggggtGCTGGAgagcaaaggggtaaacaacaaTATCCGTGAGCTTATacatggacttctagaaatatggcgtgcttcccggcaaatcggcctgctcttggtcatagccactctgagccatttttcgaattaaagtaataaaataagaaatgtggatctcttcaattaacggtaggtcaattttatatcgttgacatgcaaagtcgatcgtgGCTTATCCTAatgttttcctagaatttggcaacagaaaaaggcaataaacaggactaacaatgaccttctggccatggcagcaacgtttttCCAATTCACCgccttcttttcttcattcccaacattatttattttcttttttttattctcaaCTTTTCgcacttgatattttttgtattctttcaactttttctcattttcccaaccaacaaaaaagttcggccaaaatggcaactgcttttttttccaaggtttATTAAACaggagccagcatggacatggcaagaatgTACTTCTTAGGTATAGCTTgtggtgcttgaagatattttgatgtaatattcaatttcatacatgtgttgcttgatattgaaggcaaaaatagcccccccGTCCCTCGAATGTGTTGTTGCCTATTTTTTGGAAAGTATATTCGCAAATTTTTGTACAAATTTGTTAAACTTTTAtacaaatttgttgtcaataaagaccatatttatctgcaaattaTGGTCGGCCCTAGTttttatgctaggaaaaataagtAGGACAAAAACAACCGAcacgtttttggttaacataaaatcaacgtgtttgggttgttttaagcaacataaaaaatgacatatttagaccaaaaatccaacatattttgtcggagcctactCATAACATTAGACACAGACGTTTGATTGAGATCAAgactgaccattgctttctgaggctataattgagtcaactcacGTAAAGAGAACTGCATtagattgattggaattggaattactcattttctcCCACCCTtgtcgctgtccagtggtgaagtctTCCATGCCCTGAtatatcaactttttttgcagcAAATCCAGTTAACAGGTAcattttcattgccaaagaATCACTCTTCATCAGAGCAAccaatcttttttcttgtcagGGCCAATCAATCTAAAATGTCAATTGATCATTTCTATTGACCAATTCTCTATTTGTGATGGAGACTTAAGAGTTTTAATTGTTCCTATTTATCTGCCAAAGTTCCAGGAACAATCAGCTCGAAAAACAATCAGACTGAAAGATAATATTCCAAACAACGAAAAGTGAGACGGAACTCTATCGAAATTTAAATCCAAACCTTCTTTCTTCTAAGCACGCATGGAAGTACAAGTAGTTCGtactagagctgtgcatcggatccgatCGGATCCGGATTTGGATCGGATTGACCaattgaccaacaattttcggattcggattcaaaTTGGGGAATGGAAAAGGCGGATTGGGTTCGAATCCAATCCAAGtctaaaattgcaagataaactaaatgaatgtatatttgttttgagaatcaaagaacatcaaacTTAAAATGTGTGAATGGACCTACTATCTTAAAAGATATCacaattgtgtggcaatcccacacaaataaagaaaccccaagtttcagaaaataagaaaagaatCAAAGTGTTTGCTGGCCGTACAGTCAGtatttggaaaaaggaaattagaataCCTCAGCATATCAAGCTTGTGCGtaaattaacatttttttgcaccattGTGATAACAGACTTATatcttatattcaagggtaaGCCAGATCAGCCACCTCTAATctgttggttgatcaaataaagttaagtaaaataaataaatatctcgctttgaactgctgggattccaatcccagtagcggtaaggaagtccgcaaagaaACATATAAGTGTTACAATaaatgacattattgcaacaggaaaattatattttgactaaagcaattccactcaatctcatcattttaaaacatttaagtggcaaaaaagtacatttaGTTAAAGTTAAATGTGTTCTTTTAAAGTCAATTGCGTGAACAAATCATATTTGGAtcatattttgccaaaaatgtcggattcggattcgatCGGATTGGGCAGAGCTCTCGGATTTGGAGACCCTGTCGGATCCCATGCACAGCCCTGGTTCGTACCCTGTACGACGGGGAGAGTTCCCTCTCACCGTCCCATTAAGCATTGATTTCTAGACaactggatgtcggacgaccgactACTCGGCaggtaaaacagtacaatggatggtctcggtcgtccgacatccagtgtctgGAAAGCTATATTCATTGAGTTCCCTATATTCTATGTACTCGAACTTTGCCATTTCCAATTACTTTCCAAATGGAATAGGTTACAAATGCTTTGTAATTAATCACGAttactttgttttcaaatgcagTTACAGTCTAGTAGCAATTTTTTACTCTCATACAAATTGTCAGCCAGCTATTTACCAATGAGTTGAAAACCTTTATTTAAGACGTGTTTCCCATTTTTACTTGTAATTGCGTAATCTCATAATATTAACCGATTTTTTTACGAGCTTTGGTTGAATTGTAGAGATGACACGATTCTTATAAAAAACGATCGTGACATGTGGATAACCACCTTCCGTTTGGAAACCTGAGTATTTAACGAGCTTGAGCAATACTTTACGCATACCTAATCGAAAGCGATTAAATGTTAGACCAAGCGCTTATGATTGTACCTGACCATTTCTCGTTATGGTTTGCTTTTAATCTATCAGACATGACATTTCTTacattgaatgacattctttgtatcggttacaaaTTCGTAAAAATCTtagcttaaaaaaaaaactggataGTTTTTCTGACTCTAACATGATTGGATTCCCGTGGGAATTATTAGCTCAGGTTTGGGAGAGACTATAAAAGCCAGTTGACAGTCCTCATTGAAGACTAATTTAGTTTTAATATGCCAAGGAAAAGTTTTTCTGTCGTTTTCGGGGAAATTTGGTAAAACTAAAGTTGCTCAATATGGTCTTGCACGCCCATTTCGTGTCATGTCTTTGTTCAAGCTCATCCAAACGATTTTCAATTGTTCTACTTTTAAGTTTGGTAGCAGAACATTGCCAACAAGTCCAAATCCGGCAATATCTTACGTTTGTCAACAttagaaatgatttttcagTACGCTCGACCTTacaaaaattcaagtgaaatgaataatcttctcgtcttgaactgcttggattccaatcccggtggcggtaaggaagtccgcaaaaagaaaaaaaaatcagaataACATGGAAATAAAGTTCAAGCGATGATCGATGTCTTTCTCACCTTGAGAAGGTGTAGCGAATGAATAACTTGATTCTGAGAAGGCGTTTGCTCGGTTTAGCATTTCTTGAAAACCGTCTCTCTTCAGTTGTTCTCCCAGAGTTGAAATGGGGCCTTTCGGCGGCTATtcacattttcccttgaacTTGAAGAGCGATAGCATTAGTAGCAAAGGCAGTTCCTCCGTTCCAAGAAGACGTTGCCGTGCTTTGCTCCCTGATGGAAAGAATCCGATAACACCTGTTCCATATCTCAAAGTTCGAAATACCCAAAATGCTTCAGGCAATTTTAGTCTTGATGGTTCTCGTGCGTGAAGGTTAGTCAAAGGCATGGATTTATTTTGCTGATATGCAAAGATGCCTATCCAGAGAGAGAGGTAGTAACATTTTCCCTCCTTCCAATCGCGATCAAAAAGGCTAGATCAAAGACAGAAAGACCAAAAGGTCGTCGTCAGTTTACCATTGCTGTGTGGTGGAAGTGACAGTGAGTAGAGAGCAAGCAAGGAAAGCAAACGTGATCAATCGATAGGTTAGTTGGTCACGAAAAAGGTGTCAGCCGTGGTGGGCTTCTTGTACTTATGTGCCGTATTTTGCAAGTGTTTTAGACAAGGCAAAGACCGATTGACCATCGTTCGAGTTTGAGTCACGAACATGAAGTCACTCCTGACTTGAGATTAATTTGAGATCAAAGAAAGAACACTCCCTTCCATATTTCTGAGAATGACAGAGCAGGATGAAATCCCCCCTTGTGTTCTTCGGAATCTGATATCTTCTCTCAAATGAGAACCTGGGTTAATTGCTTCTTGCCCAAGGCTGAATgcgttttttggccaaaaggaacaagtttcacccgttttcaattttacgtTTTTCTGAAAACAACAGCACTTTGATCTTGCACTTGGCAAACTTAAACAAAATTGTTGGgtcaaaaacaactttttcgtTTGAACTGGCAAAGAAATAATCAAACCAGACTCGACCTAAGACTCGAGTGATGACAGGAGAAGTGATCTCGTTTTTGTGTAAAGATTCTCCAAGTCTATCTTTTGGGGGGGTTGGCTCTATCAATAACTCCAAAAGGATTCTTTGTATGAAAATTCCAAGACAAATCCCACACCCGTTCAGTGAGCGAATCATTTTAAGAAGAGCATTGGATTCGCTAATAATGGATTGGAAACCTCGAAATAGTGATGTAAAGAAACAACTGGAGTATAAAATGCAGCCGTATTTTTTTCCCGTCAAaggcattttcaaatggtgTGGTTGTTCCCTTTCATTCCTCCGCTGCTGGCGTGCTCTTTCATCTTCATAATGATGCTAACTTTGCTAGAAGTACAAACATGTAGATTCATacactttttgttttgttttttcttaaCTAGAATTTGCAAGGCACTTGAAAAGAGACCGCatcaacaaatcattttgtttagCTCTGATGTATTTAAAATCGTTGAAAATGTATGAAGGCAAAAACGATacgccatttttttcaaaggagcTAGGTAGGAGTTGGTAGGTATTTGCCCGTTTCCCCTTTAACTTCGTTCATAGTCAAAACTCTCGGAATGAACCCCGAGGCCTGAGGCCTTGCCCGATACAACGAGCGCTAATCTTCTCAGGATCAGCCCTTGATGAGACCTTTGTTTGTCGACCGAGTGAGTATTAAACTATCACGAATATGCTTCTATTGGCTTTCCAAGCC
This DNA window, taken from Tigriopus californicus strain San Diego chromosome 9, Tcal_SD_v2.1, whole genome shotgun sequence, encodes the following:
- the LOC131886110 gene encoding uncharacterized protein LOC131886110; this encodes MTSVLRTCHLLPAKKNIHVDEDKESDPDHNHSVSFATYTQNITPISATEDDASRADEADFKHTLHQSRSAPTSPKKSPTKGDKNALLEDFKPNQIQALEGTSANLKAKNKKDKKDKKAELAAKRKAQKPAKVTGCGAIFTPQGADSNIIRSGHQEFNTLYASNDVVTGPLMVNVLNAPNNSTVQCGCENVNCPFCNLMLSIEKTDPSVLQ